The Ochotona princeps isolate mOchPri1 chromosome 1, mOchPri1.hap1, whole genome shotgun sequence genome has a segment encoding these proteins:
- the BNIP5 gene encoding protein BNIP5, protein MSSVPRRSALRQTASIGTSCPVGTTALPPEEMGDGLYSEQRPPRDTKKDKAPRWAQQQWLKMLLNFLLRMGPEEPKEKTSRLPKEKEGHPQASEPPGAAGEPTIRRKTPDRKSSPERHNAEKTTRTQNVEAGGPEAGRTGLGPAHGGRDNSHLHQSLLTEGEGAGVVEATGSRQEEELAKLDRESLSQGWGLVPRLSSHRVTGLRSLAEDTAIQMIVELLKRVGDQWEEERLKVPQAQAALQTLAATPRKQAHERKSTLKRAFSLRKSGSGAPRGGRPAHSPSTEARPPRRPGFLPLCMGGHRPSIPSNPGLEEPEAQEAGFADGGGPSPSTVPLPAGHQGPGEVLQLDRALESKEFIRKITALLHNAEGQVAEQHQVCKAQAPAENPVPPCRKKCHERKSSFKQVFPQKRHCSKEPKRVGPTVTANPDPRPPKRPGFLPLCVGGQRPSFSDSLDPEGSESQGLSPTEGLQLASQKRPPQAGSQKAEGGRTSDAECGSKDLIIQELVALLQVLDGQLGKQIRRHPSFKMFFYEFPDSSLQKLVTTLRSQEAHSLDPCRNPTGRPYPFALGLPDKFAGDHSHASCRLMGSMGHYRRRSYSHLPHSEAELNVTSLQSPD, encoded by the exons ATGAGCTCAGTTCCCCGCAGAAGTGCGCTCCGTCAGACTGCCAGCATCGGCACCAGCTGTCCTGTGGGGACCACAGCACTGCCTCCAGAGGAGATGGGGGATGGTCTCTACAGTGAGCAGAGGCCCCCACGGGACACCAAGAAGGACAAAGCCCCAAGGTGGGCCCAGCAGCAGTGGCTAAAGATGCTGCTAAACTTCTTGCTGCGGATGGGCCCCGAGGAGCCCAAAGAGAAGACCAGCAGGCTGCCGAAGGAAAAGGAGGGTCACCCCCAGGCCTCGGAGCCCCCCGGGGCAGCAGGGGAGCCAACCATCAGGAGGAAAACCCCAGATAGGAAATCCAGCCCTGAGAGACACAATGCTGAGAAAACCACCAGGACTCAAAACGTCGAGGCTGGAGGCCCCGAGGCAGggcggacagggctgggccctgCTCACGGAG GTAGGGACAATTCCCATCTCCACCAGTCCTTGCTCACTGAGGGAGAAGGTGCTGGAGTCGTGGAAGCCACAGGTTCCCGGCAGGAAGAGGAGCTCGCGAAGCTTGACCGTGAGTCCTTGtcccaggggtgggggctggTCCCCAG GCTGTCATCCCACAGAGTGACAGGCCTGCGGTCTCTTGCAGAGGACACGGCCATCCAGATGATTGTGGAGCTGCTCAAGAGAGTGGGGGACCAGTGGGAAGAAGAG CGGCTGAAAGTCCCTCAAGCACAGGCTGCCCTGCAGACCCTGGCCGCCACTCCCAGGAAGCAAGCCCATGAGAGGAAGTCTACCCTCAAGAGAGCCTTCTCTCTCCGGAAGTCAGGCTCTGGGGCACCCAGGGGAGGCAGGCCTGCACACAGCCCCAGCACTGAGGCCCGGCCGCCCAGGAGGCCCGGCTTTCTGCCCCTGTGCATGGGTGGCCACCGGCCCTCCATCCCCAGCAATCCTG GCCTAGAAGAACCCGAAGCCCAGGAGGCCGGGTTTGCAGATGGCGGAGGTCCCAGTCCGTCTACCGTCCCCCTCCCAGCAGGACACCAGGGACCTGGGGAGGTGCTGCAGCTGGACAGAGCCTTGGAATCCA AAGAATTCATCCGGAAGATCACTGCCCTCCTCCACAATGCCGAGGGGCAGGTGGCAGAG CAGCATCAAGTCTGCAAGGCACAGGCGCCTGCAGAAAATCCGGTGCCACCCTGCAGGAAGAAATGCCACGAGAGAAAGTCCAGCTTCAAGCAGGTCTTTCCTCAGAAAAGGCACTGCTCCAAGGAGCCCAAGAGAGTGGGGCCCACGGTGACTGCCAACCCAGACCCTCGGCCGCCCAAGAGGCCTGGCTTTCTGCCGCTGTGCGTGGGCGGCCAGCGGCCCTCCTTCTCTGACAGCCTGG ACCCAGAAGGTTCTGAGTCCCAGGGGCTCTCACCGACGGAGGGTCTCCAGCTGGCCTCTCAGAAGCGGCCCCCACAGGCCGGAAGTCAGAAGGCAGAAGGAGGACGAACTTCAGACGCTGAATGTGGATCTA AGGATCTCATCATCCAGGAGCTGGTGGCCCTGCTCCAAGTGCTGGATGGCCAGCTAGGGAAGCAG atcaggCGGCACCCCAGCTTCAAGATGTTTTTTTATGAGTTCCCAGACTCCTCCCTCCAGAAGCTGGTGACCACCCTGCGCAGCCAGGAGGCACACTCCCTTGATCCATGCAGGAACCCCACAGGGAGACCCTACCCATTTGCCTTGGGCCTGCCTGACAAATTTGCTGGAGATCACAGCCACGCCAGCTGCAGGCTCATGGGCTCTATGGGACACTATCGCCGGCGCAGTTATTCCCACTTGCCACACTCGGAAGCCGAACTG AACGTCACCAGTCTTCAGAGTCCAGATTGA